From Solanum stenotomum isolate F172 chromosome 2, ASM1918654v1, whole genome shotgun sequence:
TTGCCTGGTAACCAGTTGTTCTGGCTGTCAGGGCTCTCTTCCAGGAGGGAAGTTAGATATAAAGAATTGGAAATTGGAACTTGTATCActttaaatgttaaatttttttacccGTGGGTTTGGTTTAGTGGTAAGAGCACAACGTGTGACTTGTGAGTTGGGCTATGTCACAAGTTCAAACCTTGCCACAGACAAAAGTCTAGTGTTTTAGTGGAGAATGGGAGAAGGGGTGATGGGGTGTTCGTTATCCAGAGTTTCGAACCTTGTGTCATTGGTTCATGAGGATTTCTtgattatcaacaaaaaaaaacattgagcTATTATAAAATTGCCTTTAGATTCTAATGCCCGTTCTCTATTGTCTTTTGTATCAAATACTAGTTATATGTTGCTCGAACTCCAAAAATTTGGACGAACCCATGTCAAATCCTCTAAATGCACTAtttggaggatctgacacaCAGTGTATTTTTGAATAGTCTGAGAAACATAGAATACATGTGTGCCTACTATCTGTCTGATTCTTTACATCTGGTAACACTGTGCATACAACTTTGCGGCCTAGCTTCTTTACCCTCTTTTATTGCACAAGCCTCTTTGTTCTGTTATTTGACTCACTAATAAGATATGGAACTCGATATTGACATGCCCTCTTTAAATTTGTATTCTTCAGGTTTTACCATCAGCTGCAATAAGCTATTTCGTGTACGAATTTATGAAGATAGTTTTGAAAGTGGAATAAACATGAGATTGGGATTCCTCAAGGTCATTCCTGGTGAGACATCCACGCGGACAGTAGTATGCAATTTTACCCATAAGGAGAATTTCTGGTCCTGTTTTACGATTGTCTGAACAAGGGTAGGTAATAATACATGTTATATAGGAGAAGTTGTAGAGAATGTTTCCTAGTTCTGGAGCTCTCCCTTTAGTGCAGAGCTTTTTCACCTTTCTTCATCAAAAATTGATACAAGATGAATTGTTTGTTGGCTTCAATTAGCTTGCTGATTAAAAGTATCTGTAGTCTGTACATGTTATGGAAAatgtcttcctttttttttcattttttctttgatttttaactGTCTTACTTTTGTTGCAAACACCACTTTTCACCCTTCTTCATGTGCACGCCCTATATTGATACTTTCCAGCTgacaatttattattatagttttagggggatgtataaaaataatgctaaatagTAATGTTTATATTAGTTGTGTTTGCATTAATTATGCATAGATTACTTTTTATacattgtttgatttggtgtattaaaaatagcatgcattgtataaaaatatttatttacaaatgCTAATGCATATGCATTATTGATACctagaaattcatggtattagtaataaattcctcaatacacaatagagtgtgcATTAATTATACGTAGCATGAAAAAATGTACCAAACAAGAAACTACTAATACACaaagctaatgcatgcattatgcTAATACACGCTACCAGACGAGAATAACAACACTAATGGATGTACCTTGGAAGATGCAGAAGCAAGTTAAGAGATAGAATTCCCCGACTATTTGTACTGAAAATTATGATTGAATAACCATAGTCATTTTTTGTGAAATTCCAGGTGTTCCTATAAGCTTTTgcagaaagaaaaaggaaaaacaaaaaggCTCTTGAAACActttttaaccaaaataatcTTTGGGAGAACTAATGACACAAATTGACAAGTCCTTTAACAATGAACCTATAAATTTCTTTGTCAATTGAAGGCAGAGAGAGAAGACCTGGTTTGAGATTCAAAAGGAAATAACGTAAATGGTACAAAACTATCAatgtaaaaggaaaagaaaacatCAAACATACCACAATCTTACTACCTTTAAATCTCAAATTCTTGTCAATCTGCACAATGGATTtgattttcacatttacaaacTAGTTAGTGCAGCCTATGTATACAACAACCCTAACAGCCATGTATAACAAATACTAATCCACAAATGGTATATTATTAACACAGAACTCAAGGTGCTGTAGGCATAAAAGTATCGTCATCCAATAGATCACCAAGATCGATCAAATCATCATTGAAATCAACTGCTTCCGCTGAGTTGTAGCTGGCTGCACCATCATTTGTACTCTGCAACACAAAATGAGACATGACCACATGTGAATTTGGTGTCTTGTTATGTTGTTCCTTTCAAAAATCCCCTCACATTTAAGAAACCAAGCCAGAGATACAACTACTAATAGCAAAACTTTACACTGAAAGAAACTTGGTGTATTGAATAAGTGTATCAAACTCACCCAGTGAAACGCCAATTCTATCAGGTAAACCCATGTGAAGGTTGACAATGCTGGATGATAAATTAGAATTGGTTGATGGTAAATCATGAAACATCTACAAAACCATGACCCCATCAAGGGTATGACCATGCTCATTGTTTTAAGAAGCAACAGTTCACGAAACTTTAAAGCTTCTCTCTCATTCAAGGTGAGCAGATCATGAAAATCAGGACTAGTTGATTTAATATTGTTACTGAGTTTTGCTTATGATTGGATGCTAAgagaaaaatcagcaaaatacATTATTTATGAGGTATGAACGAAATTTTCACTTCTGCATTATGGACCAAATAgttcaaaagaagaaaagtgcAAATTTTCATTATTGCTGAAAAGCTCTAAAACTAGCTTctaagaataaaagaaaagcTGGAAAGGGGAAAAAAGATAGTACATATATAGCTAGTCTCTTTATCAAAAGCGCCAagttatgatttattattttatttttggaataagGAACCATTGCACCAAATGATAAAAATGCATCTACAGGATCAACATATGTAGTTCATTTAGAAATCGAACAATGCTTACATTGGGTTCTTGCATGTCGGACACAACATTCAGCAGCCTCCTATACTGGTCCCTAGCCTCAGGGTATTGAACCATCGACTTTACCCTTTCCAGAGCCTTCTGCAACCTTTCTTCAGTTTGCTTTCTGCCTTCTTTTAAGAAATCATAGTCATCCTCCTGCACTGGTTGGCCTTGCATGTTGCTTCCTTCAGAAGGTGCTTCTGGTTTAAATCCACGCAATCCACTTCCTTTCCGCCTCCATCGCAAAATTACCTTCTCTAAGATCCCCACAGACCATAttatgtttttgtatttgttcctTACCTGGTGTCCTCTCACATGAgcctttaaaaaaaaggaaaaacgaAGAATGgctaagaaaatgaaaaaataaggtTGAGACGTTGAGTTGACTAATTATTTAGCAAAAAGATGGATTATGCATGTATAAGGCCAAAAGCACATACAATACCTGAATTTTAATAATTCGTTGGCGGATTAGAAGAAAATCTCTTCTTCCCTTCCAACTGcgaaatttattttgtatacgGACAGCAGCAGCGTGAGGCTCATCATGCTGGCCAGCCCTAGTCGTCTTCATGGCGAGAAGTGAGAGAGCACGCTCATCTGATAGTCCAAATTCACTGCCACCGTGTTCTTTTAGCTGCTTCCTCTGGAATGACTGCACCCTGAAGACCTGATGAATACGAGCAGCTGCTTGAGTAGCATTACGAACAGCTGCAAGAGAATCCTTCAATGAGACTCCATGTGACCAGTCACCATCCCAAGCTGGTGTAGCAGTCCTTTCAGAAACCGTTTGAACAGCTTCCCCAAAAGCATGTTCATTCTCACCCTGcttcttttccttcaactcaAGAGAAGAAAGGTGGGAGCTCAAGGAAGACTCTGCTAAGTAACCAGCAATTCCTTTATGTCCATTGCTGGAAGCTAGATCAGCAGGTGTTCTGCCTGAAGGATGTTTAGGAGTAGGATCTGTCAATGCTCCAGCAGCTGCACCTAAGGAGATGAGGAAACCCACTGTCCGCTCTCTGATGTTGCAAATTTCGAAGATACATCAAATGGgcgaaaaggaaaagaaagaaaaatggagcTAATCAGTAAACAAGTCATAGTAGATGAAAGCAATTTCATCAATAACCCTATTTATCAAAAATACTTCACAACACAACTAAAATTCTAAGAGCACCCAGTATTCAACTCCTTTCAAGTTTCTAATATGTTTGTGTGAATTAAATTGGAGAAAGACGCCACAGAAagagatgaaaaagaaaaattaaaaaatgaatccGAAAAAAGTTGCATGATAAAGACAGACAAAATCTAACATAATACCTTCCATATGATGCTGCCCAATGGAGTGCAGTGCATCCATTCACATCTCGGAAATTGACGCTTACGCCTGCAGCTATAGTAGGTGGTACAGCCCAGTCATAACCAAGAGCAGCTGCAAAATGTAGAACTCCTTGACCACCTTCATCCAGTATGTTAGGACCTTTCCCACCCTCAGCAACCTTTTGAAGGAGCCAAACACGCAACTTCTCTTTTAGAAGCTTTTGTAGGAGCTGGTCTTTTACTTTCTCTGCCATAAAGTTGTTCTCATTAGTAAGGTGCAACATTTCCTCCCATTCACTGTCATCGTCTCTTAGCAATGAGTTAATTTTACTGGATATATGGGAAACATCATCCTCACTGATAGGTGGAGAAGTTTGGGAAACAAAGGATTCCAGAGATAATAATTTTCCGAATCTCATATGAAGAAGACTTTCACTGGAGCTGCAACTATTTGGATTTGCAACATCAACATCTTGGCCTTCAGTGACCCGAAATTCGAATTCTCTTACCTCACTACACGCCAACCTATTGGAGCATGTTATGTAGAATGGAACTCTTCCAGCCTTTTGAACCGGAGTATGGCAGCGAAGAACACCATCAGCTATTACTTCTGCTGGAACTTCCAACTCACCAAACATGCATGCCCAACTACAGTTCTCCACTTCTTGCTGGGACTTCAAAAACCTTCCAGTGATGAGGACCTGTTAATGAAAAAACCAAAGAGTTATTACCCATACATCAATAAgacatcaaattaattaagagGAAAGTTGTACATcatcaacaaaagaagaagtgagacattaaataatttaatcagAACTCTGGCTCACAAGGTAGAATGTCCAGGAAAGACATAAATGTTCACCTTAATTTCTGACCCAGAAAATGCCCAGTTTGGTGAGAAATCAATAATGCTAAAGATTTGATCCTGCGCGAGTGAAGGACTTAGCACATAGGTGTCTAAATGCACTTGGGAAGCAATTGTGGAATTATCGACTCCATCTTCATCTCCAACATTATCCCAGTAGGAACTAGAATTGGATTGCATATGCGACTCACTCACATCTCCAAGTTCCTTGCTTATCCACCGGTCAAAGCTATCAAGCTTCTTCAAACCTTCTCTTTTCAAGACGCCATCTAACAAAGGTTGTTTTAAAGCTGAATAATCGGTTTTGACCCCTAAGCTTAGATTGTGATCTAAATCAGCATTTAGAGAGCCTCCAATATTTGCATCTGATAGCTGTGATTGAAGTTCATTCTGCATTGGGTGTTTATCTTGCTGCGCAGGAAGTACCTGAGAAGCCTCCAAGGAATTGTGATGTTCTACACCATATACACCACTAGACCCAATGGTTTGACCAGATGCCAAATCTGGATTCAACTTCTGATCCATGGACCACTTGGATATAAATGAGGAATCAACTTCAGAAGTCTGCATCTCAAAGTTGGCAACTTCAGTTAATAAGTAAAAATGTATCAACATCATTGCACTTAGTCTTACATGCAAACAGGTAATAAATGTCCAGTTGATTTTAAATATCAGTCATCACTAAGTTATTGTAGAGCTGGGTCAGTCGAATATCAATGCTTATACTAAAAAcaaatacatcaaacaactcggGCATTCTCAAagaaacttgagagaaaaaaaataaagtggcAAAAAAGCTTTCCAACAGCAAGTGCCTAGTTTGCACTTTTGCATGAACAAATCAACATTTTCAAGAACAAGCAGAGCTTAATAAATACTTCCCTCACTAACTTGCACAAAAATTCCTTTTACACTCCTTTTCTTTATGGACAACTTATCAAACACTTTAATTTGTAAGATCCGTGTCTAAAACCTCCTTGAACAGCCTATGGGTGATGTTCTGGTGAAGGACTCAAACGTAAAAGAAGCCATGATGATGAAAAGATGGGAGTTTTTGTGAGTTTGGTTAAGCAGAGAGAAGATGGATTGGCATGATTGTCAAGGACTAATAGTGGGGACTTGTAATTCTGGTTACGGGGGAAGAGGAGGGAATTGGGAGTTATGGTAGTGAGCTCTCTTTTGGGAAAAAGGGGTTGTGACATGGGGTGGAGAGGTATGGTGTCATGGGGAAGAAAAGAAGGGGCTTTAACagaaaaaattgtaattcaaCGTCTCACTGTCTGTATTTGCTAATTTCATGGCCAAACAAGTATTAACAAATCCTGGGATAGTATTTATGCCAAACAGGCACTTAGACTTCTATATGACTGCTAGAAGGCTTTTTCCCTGAATTCCGTCAAAGAAACAAGGTGCAAAGATAATAAGTGGACAATGCTCCTATTCCTCCTGCCTGCCTTTTCAGTCCTATACTAAGAGCCTGTTTGTTGGCTTTTGGCTTTTGGCTTTTGGCTTTTGACTTATAAGCCATAAGTTAGAATTTGTAActtatggcttttggcttatttttacCATGTTAGCTTAAACTAAGTGCTTAtaagcattttttttaaattactcAAACACTCCAAAAGtgcttaaaagttttttttggcTTAAAAGCACTTAAAATAAGCCACCAAACAGGCTCTAAGTCATGTATTTAAATTTCCTCAGCATCTGGTGAAATACCACTAACCATGTCTCGAAAAACAGTATTTATGGACGACAGACTACATGAAAATTGAACGGAAAGCTTTGGAATACATGCGCAGGGGCTAATAAACTGATCCTCTTCTCCTCTCCCTCAAGTATACAACTCTGTGATGTGCATGAAATGGACATTGCAAAATAATGATGCACAAGATGAACTCCTTTAGTGTTACTTACCTGACAGTTCCCCAGGCCATCAATGTGGTTCTCATGTTCCTGCCTCGTGAAGTTATTTGAGAATATTTGTCCCATTGTAGTGTTTCCTTGTTCATGCATCATATTATTTGCACCTGATTGGCCAGAAGGCTGAAAATGGAGAGACTGATATGCAGCGGGATTATTAACTGAAATGGTCCCCCATGATGGGAAGTTAAGGTTCCTACTGGGTATATAGGTATTTGTTGTGTTTCTGTTCCCATTTCCTGGTGGGATTGAGGAGAAACTTGTAGCAGAACTTCCTGCAAACTGTACTTGATCATCTGTTGAATAAACAAACAAGGTTTTCACATGTGTCACGTCACGTTGACAGAAGCACTGAACCATTTGGAGAGCATTTTAAAAGAGGCGAAAAATGCTAAGTACAACTGATAATACAAGGACAAGAATCAATTACTTGAGAAGGGAATCGGATGATAAGGTAAAGCAAGTCCATCTCCAGCACTTGACTGAGCATCAAGGAATGAGTGAAATCCAGAAGTTGGATGTTGATTGTACACTGGTGAGTTTGTGTTCccaaacaataattaaaaaatatttaactaaaaataaaaaggaaatctCAATTGATACATTACAAGTCCAAAATGCATTCCAATGTACCAGagcagtttattttaaaatctgacccagaaaaaattgattaaaaatatacCTGATTCGGCATCCTCATATTCTGAGGCCTGTGCACTGCTGAGGCTAGTTGTGTCAGTGACTTGTGAGTTCACTTGGTAATCATTTGGATAAAATTTTGTAGACGCGGAACTGTCCACCTCAGAGCTGTGTACATCTTCATCAGTCTCTTGCAAATCAGGAGTAACTTGTTGAGGTTCTCTAATACGGCTAAAATTTGTCCTGTTACCCTACAGAAGGAAAACACCATGGCAATCAAATCTATAAACAAAAatgaggaaatttattttaataatgaaaTCAGTTTCAAGGATATGAGCCAGATTATGTGGAGGGAGAAGCATAGATCACACTTAAGTTCTATAATTTTCAGTTTAAACATTAGCTATTTTAGTTTGTCAGATTGTAGGCTCGATTAGAACTTCTCAAAAGtcctaatttaataattagATCTTATTTTTGCATTATTCTTTAGTACATTCATTctataaaaactttatttttgaaaaaaattgtaacatGAACTACTAGGTACTCTGCCAGGTATATTtactacaaaaaaatgaaatcagTTTCACTTTCTTAAGATAAAATGTTGGATGAATATTCTTGAATAAAGAGAACTTCTGAACACATTTAAATTACAAGCAGTACACAGCTTTGATGTTAAGATACCATACTAGCATCGTTAACTGAGAGCCTGTTGTCCTCCAACCTACCATACAAATTGCCTGTACATGACTAGGCCTCCTTACAATGCAAATCTGCAATTTTATACCTACtctttatttcatttaaaattgTGCCCTTAAATCATATCATATGAATTTCTTCTATACTATGCTGCCTTGAGAAACTGGGGGAAGGAAACATAACCACTTCTCAGCTGTAAGTTGCTGTTACAAGTTACAGCTGACActaaaggaaaaacaaaaaggTCAAAGaaaagaagcaatataggaAAGAATTAGAGGATGGCAAGCATATACCTTTACTTCCCGGTAGTGGACAAGAACAATATGTGACATTTCCCTGAATAAGTGTTTGGAAAAGTAAACAGAATTAGCATGCTAAGCAATGGTTAGAAATTGGTCTTGAAGAAGGTAATGATGATTAGAAATTAAAGTGAGTGATGCGCCAACCAAAACAAACTTTTACGCATGTTGGGTTAACAGAACCAACAGTGAGACACTTATTGTATTGTGAACTACAAAGAATTCTCAAGGGGGAATAACATTTCATAGGGAGTGAAACATAAATACACAATTAGAAAAAGAACAATGAGAGGAAAAGAAGAAGTATGTGTGGAAGTGTGTGTGTGCGTGCTCTCAGGGACTTTACCGCACAACAGTAAACTTAATTGCAGATTCATTTGGACAATCTTAACTTTACCTCTTCAAATCCTAACTTAGTCCATGCTATTCAAGATTCAAAACAATATGGTGTCCCTTTAACTTACAGGGGTATTATTATCCAAAGAGGCAATATTGCTATGTTGCGTGGGCTCTTCAAAAATGTCTTGGAtactccaaaagtagtgcattttggAGAATCCGAACAGGTgtggcaacatttttggagagttcGAGCAACATGGAATTAGAACAAGCAAAAAAGTTCTGATCACCACCCCttcattaacaaaaattattttcatgtgTTTGACATAAGAAAAAAACTTGGATTTGTACATGAAGGAGCTTGTGAAAGATCTATAATGTATAAATAAGTGTGTCCTTCTCTAAcgatttaaagttttaaataaggAGTACATGTTATTCAACAACAATAAGATTATTTGTTTTAGACGCAAAGAGTGCACAAGATACCCTTTAATAGATTAGTCGATCCTGCGTCAACCTTTTAAAGTAATAATGACCCCTCAGCATTATAGAGCATCTAATTATCTTGATCATGAAGAATATCAGAAGCAAAAAGGTAAGCCAAATATCATATAGAAGTAACACTTATCAAGCATGACAACAAATAATTTTACAGTGCCAGAATAGCACTCTTATCATTATGGAGATGAACAAGGTGAACTTGAACCAACCTAACATGCAATTAGCATGTAAATGTCCACTAAAGATGTCTACTTGATCATAATTCTTAAGACACAAATATCAACAGTCTGAATTGACTTTTAGCTCCAATGTTGGAGCGAAACACCTATAATAGCAAATCTGAgtactcaaaacaacaattaTACTCTTTTAACTTACTCTTCGAGCATCCAATAGCTGCGTCTTTGGAAATTCTCATTCTCTTCTCCATGAGCATAGTAGCAGTGTAACACATCAATGCTTCCAGCCTGCAAGAATATTAATTTCTGATCAGCACCCTGATACAAGAACAAAGGTCTCCAAAGAATAAGTGGTATTGTACCACTATTCTGCCCATGGTAACTTATATTTCCTCTATTTTGTAATGCACTAATAAAGCATATTTCTACTAGCTTCAGTATTCCTTTGTTACAGCAGTTGTCGGTACCTGCCGTTCAGAGATGCTATCAAAGTAGCAAAGTTAATCAAGTTCTCTAGCCTAGTTTAGATAAAGCATCCTTATCGCCCCACGTCACCTGGTTAGGACATAAAGCTTATTCTATTTATAAAATAGTGGATTCTATAACAGCATTCTGCCTTTTTGAAGGCAGCGCACTCGTGGAAACACTGAAATTGAGTACAACAACAATTACGCCTCAATCCCAAACCAACATCGAAATCAAggatatataaatttaataggCTTCTACACAATCATAAGATTCTCATCAACTTTACCTTGAGCCTCTCATGAGCCTCTTTCACAGTCtttccatcttttttctttctccaaCTATGGCCATCTTTGCGGAAATACCGTAAAACCTTCCGATCAAAAAGGAACAATGAACCACCTGAAGGGCCATACAAGCcaattaaaaaacataaaataaattaaacagaGCTTGAGTTTCAAGAATAGTTAGATGTCCTTGAAAGCTCTCCTCGCTACAAACAAATATaatgaagaaaagtaaagaGTATACAGAACATAATGTTGATTGCACAAGATGACGGTACTTAGACCTATGTGAAACAAAACCAATTATGTATATGTTCTCATAAGGGAGGCAACTAATAATCTTTAAGCCAAGGAGCAGGCCACGAGAGTTATATTGACAGGGAAACTAAAATAAGAAAACATTTCTGAAAAACCTAAGAAATTACTATACATGGAGGTGGAAGGGAGTTGAGTATAGGCCTGATGGAAGAGGAACATGTCTTTTTGTCCCGAGGGTGGTCTCAAGACAAGCAGTAAATGATCTAGACAGAGGGCTAAAGAAGGGAGCAACACAAAAGTGAAATACAATTTACAGCACATACAAAGACTATACATTGAAAGCTAGTCAATTGAGCTAAAAAAAGACGTCAATGATTATTGTAAGAATACTTTAACAAATAGCCTCCATCTAATAGGAGGAAGGAGGGAAAGAGAACTAGAGGAGCTTTACTGGTCGACAACAAGTAGTGAATCGAGTGATTGAAAGGGAAAAAAGTAACAGCGTCATCAGACCAAATTGAAATTAGGATAAGACTAGCAATAAAAACTTTTTCACTATTTTGGGTATATGGTACAGCGCACTCctccaaaagaaaagaagaagttgaCCCACTTTCACAAGCAGAACTGCAGAAGGGTATGTAACGTACAGAAAAGCCGAGTATGTCGCCTCAGGTATGCACACAGACATGCATATGTTACATAAGTGCATTTATCCTGACACATACACATTGGTATAAATAGCATATGCACGACTATCTGCATATAGTAGACTGGAAAATTCACTATCAAGGAAGCACATGTAGAAGCAAGAAAACCCTATTTCAACTACAACATCCACATTTAACAACAGGGAAAAAAAATCAGCTATATGATCATACTTGGAGGCCTGTTTGGAGGCTCTGGAGCAATTCGAAACTTCTGGTAATTTTTAAGAATTTCACAAATTTCAGCTGGGCGTAGCCATCGATGCTGCGCTTCTAAAAGTATCTGCTCAATATCTGCATTCAACAACAAACTTCCTCAACAAACATGCACCAACACCAACCAATCCTCCAGCTACAGTACATACTAAAACTATAGTAAACATGCTCAACTAAAAGCCATGATAACATCTAATTAGACTAATTCCCTAATCAATTTATGATCTCTTCACTGTTCtgaaactaacaaaatcagTGATTTTGGAGATTCAAGTCCAAAGTTTAAGTCTTTTCACTAAAATGCTTCAAAGGGTATGCTTCTTTGATTCCTATTAACCAAAGCCCTAACAGAGTTCAAGAAATGAACAGCAGTAAAATCG
This genomic window contains:
- the LOC125855628 gene encoding calmodulin-binding transcription activator 3-like isoform X2; this translates as MADSRRYGLNAQLDIEQILLEAQHRWLRPAEICEILKNYQKFRIAPEPPNRPPSGSLFLFDRKVLRYFRKDGHSWRKKKDGKTVKEAHERLKAGSIDVLHCYYAHGEENENFQRRSYWMLEEEMSHIVLVHYREVKGNRTNFSRIREPQQVTPDLQETDEDVHSSEVDSSASTKFYPNDYQVNSQVTDTTSLSSAQASEYEDAESVYNQHPTSGFHSFLDAQSSAGDGLALPYHPIPFSNDQVQFAGSSATSFSSIPPGNGNRNTTNTYIPSRNLNFPSWGTISVNNPAAYQSLHFQPSGQSGANNMMHEQGNTTMGQIFSNNFTRQEHENHIDGLGNCQTSEVDSSFISKWSMDQKLNPDLASGQTIGSSGVYGVEHHNSLEASQVLPAQQDKHPMQNELQSQLSDANIGGSLNADLDHNLSLGVKTDYSALKQPLLDGVLKREGLKKLDSFDRWISKELGDVSESHMQSNSSSYWDNVGDEDGVDNSTIASQVHLDTYVLSPSLAQDQIFSIIDFSPNWAFSGSEIKVLITGRFLKSQQEVENCSWACMFGELEVPAEVIADGVLRCHTPVQKAGRVPFYITCSNRLACSEVREFEFRVTEGQDVDVANPNSCSSSESLLHMRFGKLLSLESFVSQTSPPISEDDVSHISSKINSLLRDDDSEWEEMLHLTNENNFMAEKVKDQLLQKLLKEKLRVWLLQKVAEGGKGPNILDEGGQGVLHFAAALGYDWAVPPTIAAGVSVNFRDVNGCTALHWAASYGRERTVGFLISLGAAAGALTDPTPKHPSGRTPADLASSNGHKGIAGYLAESSLSSHLSSLELKEKKQGENEHAFGEAVQTVSERTATPAWDGDWSHGVSLKDSLAAVRNATQAAARIHQVFRVQSFQRKQLKEHGGSEFGLSDERALSLLAMKTTRAGQHDEPHAAAVRIQNKFRSWKGRRDFLLIRQRIIKIQAHVRGHQVRNKYKNIIWSVGILEKVILRWRRKGSGLRGFKPEAPSEGSNMQGQPVQEDDYDFLKEGRKQTEERLQKALERVKSMVQYPEARDQYRRLLNVVSDMQEPNSTNDGAASYNSAEAVDFNDDLIDLGDLLDDDTFMPTAP
- the LOC125855628 gene encoding calmodulin-binding transcription activator 3-like isoform X1, giving the protein MADSRRYGLNAQLDIEQILLEAQHRWLRPAEICEILKNYQKFRIAPEPPNRPPSGSLFLFDRKVLRYFRKDGHSWRKKKDGKTVKEAHERLKAGSIDVLHCYYAHGEENENFQRRSYWMLEEEMSHIVLVHYREVKGNRTNFSRIREPQQVTPDLQETDEDVHSSEVDSSASTKFYPNDYQVNSQVTDTTSLSSAQASEYEDAESVYNQHPTSGFHSFLDAQSSAGDGLALPYHPIPFSNDQVQFAGSSATSFSSIPPGNGNRNTTNTYIPSRNLNFPSWGTISVNNPAAYQSLHFQPSGQSGANNMMHEQGNTTMGQIFSNNFTRQEHENHIDGLGNCQTSEVDSSFISKWSMDQKLNPDLASGQTIGSSGVYGVEHHNSLEASQVLPAQQDKHPMQNELQSQLSDANIGGSLNADLDHNLSLGVKTDYSALKQPLLDGVLKREGLKKLDSFDRWISKELGDVSESHMQSNSSSYWDNVGDEDGVDNSTIASQVHLDTYVLSPSLAQDQIFSIIDFSPNWAFSGSEIKVLITGRFLKSQQEVENCSWACMFGELEVPAEVIADGVLRCHTPVQKAGRVPFYITCSNRLACSEVREFEFRVTEGQDVDVANPNSCSSSESLLHMRFGKLLSLESFVSQTSPPISEDDVSHISSKINSLLRDDDSEWEEMLHLTNENNFMAEKVKDQLLQKLLKEKLRVWLLQKVAEGGKGPNILDEGGQGVLHFAAALGYDWAVPPTIAAGVSVNFRDVNGCTALHWAASYGRERTVGFLISLGAAAGALTDPTPKHPSGRTPADLASSNGHKGIAGYLAESSLSSHLSSLELKEKKQGENEHAFGEAVQTVSERTATPAWDGDWSHGVSLKDSLAAVRNATQAAARIHQVFRVQSFQRKQLKEHGGSEFGLSDERALSLLAMKTTRAGQHDEPHAAAVRIQNKFRSWKGRRDFLLIRQRIIKIQAHVRGHQVRNKYKNIIWSVGILEKVILRWRRKGSGLRGFKPEAPSEGSNMQGQPVQEDDYDFLKEGRKQTEERLQKALERVKSMVQYPEARDQYRRLLNVVSDMQEPNMFHDLPSTNSNLSSSIVNLHMGLPDRIGVSLGEFDTLIQYTKFLSV